The Halosimplex litoreum genome has a window encoding:
- a CDS encoding NAD(P)-dependent glycerol-1-phosphate dehydrogenase — protein sequence MFDKSTWIRLPRNVVVGHGVLDDAAAAVEELRLHGDPLVVTSPTPAEVAGDRVVEGFAAAGYDPRVVRIEEATFGAVEEVIEVAADENVGYLVGVGGGKVIDVTKMAGEDVGKGFVSVPTAASHDGIVSGRASIPEGDTRHSVAAEPPLAVVADTEILADAPWELTTAGCADIISNFTAVRDWELAHRLKNVEYHEYAGALSRMTAEMLVENADSIRPELEESAWIVTKALVSSGVAMSIAGSSRPASGAEHLISHQLDRIAPEPALHGHQVGVASIMTEYLHSGPKGQWTDIRDALASIDAPTTAEELGIGDEVVIEALTTAHEIRDRYTILGDGMSEAAAREAASVTGVI from the coding sequence ATGTTCGACAAGTCGACCTGGATACGGCTGCCGCGGAACGTCGTGGTCGGCCACGGCGTGCTCGACGACGCCGCGGCGGCCGTCGAGGAACTCCGCCTCCACGGCGACCCGCTGGTCGTCACCAGCCCGACGCCCGCCGAAGTGGCCGGCGACCGGGTCGTCGAGGGCTTCGCCGCCGCCGGCTACGACCCGCGGGTGGTTCGCATCGAGGAGGCCACCTTCGGCGCCGTCGAGGAGGTCATCGAGGTCGCCGCCGACGAGAACGTGGGCTACCTCGTCGGCGTCGGCGGCGGCAAGGTCATCGACGTGACCAAGATGGCCGGCGAAGACGTGGGGAAGGGCTTCGTCTCCGTCCCCACGGCCGCCAGCCACGACGGCATCGTCTCCGGCCGCGCCTCCATCCCCGAGGGTGACACCCGCCACAGCGTCGCCGCCGAGCCACCCCTCGCGGTCGTCGCCGACACCGAGATCCTCGCCGACGCGCCCTGGGAGCTGACGACGGCCGGCTGTGCCGACATCATCTCCAACTTCACCGCGGTTCGCGACTGGGAGCTCGCCCATCGGCTCAAAAACGTCGAGTATCACGAGTACGCCGGCGCGCTCTCCCGGATGACCGCCGAGATGCTCGTCGAGAACGCCGACTCCATTCGCCCCGAGCTGGAGGAATCGGCCTGGATCGTGACGAAGGCGCTGGTCTCCTCCGGCGTCGCGATGTCCATCGCCGGCTCCTCCCGGCCCGCTTCGGGCGCCGAACACCTGATCTCCCACCAACTGGACCGCATCGCCCCCGAGCCCGCGCTGCACGGCCACCAGGTCGGCGTCGCCTCCATCATGACCGAGTATCTGCATTCGGGGCCGAAAGGCCAGTGGACGGACATCCGCGACGCGCTCGCCAGCATCGACGCGCCCACGACCGCCGAGGAGCTGGGGATCGGCGACGAGGTCGTCATCGAGGCGCTGACGACGGCCCACGAGATTCGGGACCGCTATACGATTCTGGGCGACGGCATGAGCGAAGCCGCCGCGAGAGAGGCCGCCAGCGTGACCGGCGTTATTTGA
- the ileS gene encoding isoleucine--tRNA ligase, with the protein MPERLPDHYDPNAVEQTVKAHWTDADAFPGVDAPAETSHAYEYAKRRAVERGDERDREPFYFLDGPPFTSGRMHVGNAWGKVLKDALLRYHRMQGRAVLARPGYDTHGLPVEVNVEADHEFETKRAVEEYGVDRFVDECRAFVDEQRAVMDEEFRDLAVWMDWDDVYQTMDAEYVDTVWDAFAALFERGLVERGDQVVNTCPRCETAVSDSRLEYADRTVDAVYVGFPLVDGGGDREGERSKPSERASGDGGAASRDGTLVAWTTTPWTVVGNQFVAVDERGEYAAVEVDDGAVAGRADRVDRAADGPLYLAAERVDAVMAALGVAEDDFTVVETLPGSDLVGATYRHPLAERLPDYPTPRGTVADAHYVETDGDGTGLVHSAPGFGHEDFERAREADLDLPAYSPVDLDGRFTDEAGPFAGLSVHSEGRTAVAEALDEAGALLGRERFTHEYPQCPRCDTDVVMRAAEQWLVRVTDLKADLLEAVEETTWYPVEARDGRFHNTVENAPDWNVSRQRYWGSPLPVWHCEDCDRDTVVSSRADLAERAGLDAVPEDPHRPVVDEVTVPCPDCGGEAERVGDVLDVWFDSAVASWASLRERPSENPRPGDWPADLVVEGNDQTRGWFLMQLYLGVAFAGRAPYEEVLMHGWALLDGEGMSKSRGHVLRPPEVAASHGRDALRAHLLGHEQQGQDVTMTSEMTGVETTRERFDVVWNVVRFAAMFMAEDGYRPAVDLAVDADDRRVADEWVLARLREVTERATAGFEDREPNAALDAVLDFLVEDVSRYYVQTVRDRVWAPDSTADKRAAYDALGTVLGVCVRLLAPFAPHLAERLYRALDGPADAEEPTVHATEWPDADALGLPNDPALVERVGALRAVEGAVATARQEMGRKHRWPVAEVVVETDDETVAEAVDTHRELLADRTNAESVALTDRYPARERVVVPEMDALGPAFRDDAGAVADAVEGRPAEALPLTVAVDGTDYAVSAEQVSVAERVPDGVRRVPFGGGTVYVDESLGERLRGEGLVRDVTRRAQEMRADLGLAVDERVRLAVVTGDDALAAAVGDHADELRRAVRVDDLSVRDDGAVDDGDAAGYARTREWAVDGATVTLAMEPTGDSRV; encoded by the coding sequence ATGCCAGAACGACTACCGGACCACTACGACCCGAACGCGGTCGAACAGACAGTCAAAGCCCACTGGACGGACGCCGACGCCTTCCCCGGCGTCGACGCGCCCGCGGAGACCAGCCACGCCTACGAGTACGCCAAGCGCCGCGCCGTCGAGCGAGGCGACGAACGCGACCGAGAACCGTTCTACTTCCTCGACGGACCACCGTTCACGAGCGGACGGATGCACGTCGGCAACGCCTGGGGGAAGGTCCTCAAGGACGCGCTGTTGCGGTACCACCGAATGCAGGGTCGCGCGGTGCTGGCCCGACCGGGCTACGACACCCACGGCCTGCCCGTCGAGGTGAACGTCGAGGCCGACCACGAGTTCGAGACCAAGCGAGCGGTCGAGGAGTACGGCGTCGACCGGTTCGTCGACGAGTGCCGGGCGTTCGTCGACGAGCAGCGCGCCGTGATGGACGAGGAGTTTCGCGACCTGGCGGTGTGGATGGACTGGGACGACGTCTACCAGACGATGGACGCCGAGTACGTCGACACCGTCTGGGACGCGTTCGCCGCGCTGTTCGAGCGCGGACTCGTCGAGCGGGGCGACCAGGTGGTCAACACCTGCCCGCGCTGCGAGACGGCGGTGTCCGATTCTCGGCTCGAGTACGCAGACCGCACCGTCGACGCGGTGTACGTCGGCTTCCCGCTGGTCGACGGCGGAGGGGATCGCGAGGGCGAGCGAAGTAAGCCCTCGGAACGAGCGAGCGGCGACGGCGGAGCCGCGAGCCGCGACGGCACCCTCGTCGCCTGGACGACGACGCCGTGGACCGTCGTCGGCAACCAGTTCGTCGCCGTCGACGAGCGCGGGGAGTACGCGGCCGTCGAGGTAGACGACGGGGCGGTCGCCGGCCGCGCCGACCGCGTCGACCGCGCCGCGGACGGCCCGCTCTACCTCGCCGCCGAGCGCGTCGACGCCGTGATGGCCGCGCTCGGTGTCGCCGAAGACGACTTCACGGTCGTCGAGACGCTCCCGGGGAGCGACCTCGTCGGGGCGACGTATCGCCACCCGCTCGCGGAACGACTGCCCGACTACCCGACGCCCCGCGGAACCGTCGCGGACGCCCACTACGTCGAGACGGACGGCGACGGCACCGGCCTCGTCCACTCGGCGCCGGGGTTCGGTCACGAGGATTTCGAGCGGGCGCGCGAGGCCGACCTCGACCTGCCGGCTTACTCGCCCGTCGACCTCGACGGCCGGTTCACCGACGAGGCGGGGCCGTTCGCGGGCCTCTCGGTCCACAGCGAGGGCCGCACGGCTGTCGCCGAGGCGCTCGACGAGGCGGGCGCGCTGCTCGGGCGCGAGCGGTTCACCCACGAGTACCCGCAGTGCCCGCGCTGCGACACCGACGTGGTGATGCGCGCCGCCGAGCAGTGGCTCGTGCGCGTGACCGACCTGAAGGCCGATCTACTGGAGGCCGTCGAAGAGACGACCTGGTACCCCGTCGAGGCCCGCGACGGCCGTTTTCACAACACCGTCGAGAACGCACCGGACTGGAACGTCTCCCGCCAGCGCTACTGGGGGAGTCCCCTCCCGGTCTGGCACTGCGAGGACTGCGACCGGGACACCGTCGTCTCCTCGCGGGCGGACCTGGCCGAGCGCGCCGGGCTCGATGCGGTGCCCGAGGATCCACACCGGCCGGTCGTCGACGAGGTGACCGTCCCCTGTCCCGACTGCGGCGGGGAGGCCGAGCGCGTGGGCGACGTGCTCGACGTGTGGTTCGACTCCGCGGTGGCCTCGTGGGCGAGCCTGCGCGAGCGCCCGAGCGAGAATCCCCGTCCGGGGGACTGGCCCGCCGACCTCGTCGTCGAGGGCAACGACCAGACGCGCGGGTGGTTCCTGATGCAGCTGTACCTGGGCGTCGCGTTCGCCGGTCGAGCGCCCTACGAGGAAGTGCTGATGCACGGCTGGGCGCTGCTGGACGGCGAGGGGATGTCCAAATCGAGAGGGCACGTCCTCCGGCCGCCCGAGGTCGCTGCGTCTCACGGCCGCGACGCCCTGCGGGCGCACCTGCTCGGTCACGAACAGCAGGGCCAGGACGTGACGATGACTTCCGAGATGACCGGCGTCGAGACGACTCGCGAGCGGTTCGACGTAGTGTGGAACGTCGTCCGCTTCGCCGCGATGTTCATGGCCGAGGACGGCTATCGGCCCGCGGTCGACCTCGCTGTCGACGCCGACGACCGTCGGGTGGCGGACGAGTGGGTCCTCGCGCGCCTGCGCGAGGTGACCGAGCGGGCGACCGCGGGCTTCGAGGACCGCGAGCCGAACGCCGCGCTCGACGCCGTCCTCGACTTCCTCGTCGAGGACGTCTCGCGCTACTACGTTCAGACGGTCCGCGACCGGGTGTGGGCGCCCGACTCGACGGCGGACAAGCGGGCCGCCTACGACGCGCTGGGGACCGTCCTCGGCGTCTGCGTGCGGCTGCTCGCGCCGTTCGCGCCGCACCTCGCCGAACGGCTCTACCGGGCACTCGACGGGCCCGCCGACGCGGAGGAGCCGACGGTCCACGCGACCGAGTGGCCAGACGCCGACGCGCTCGGTCTGCCGAACGATCCCGCGCTGGTCGAACGGGTGGGCGCGCTCCGCGCGGTCGAGGGGGCCGTCGCGACCGCTCGTCAGGAGATGGGCCGCAAGCACCGCTGGCCGGTCGCCGAGGTCGTCGTCGAGACCGACGACGAGACGGTCGCCGAGGCGGTCGATACCCATCGGGAGCTGCTCGCCGACCGCACCAACGCCGAGTCGGTCGCGCTGACCGACCGGTACCCCGCTCGCGAGCGCGTGGTCGTCCCCGAGATGGACGCGCTCGGGCCGGCGTTCCGCGACGACGCGGGAGCGGTCGCCGACGCCGTCGAGGGGCGACCGGCCGAGGCGCTGCCGCTGACGGTCGCCGTCGATGGAACCGACTACGCGGTGAGCGCCGAACAGGTCTCGGTCGCCGAGCGCGTCCCCGACGGGGTCCGGCGGGTCCCCTTTGGCGGCGGCACGGTCTACGTCGACGAGTCGCTCGGCGAGCGACTCCGCGGCGAGGGGCTGGTCAGGGACGTAACTCGGCGCGCCCAAGAGATGCGCGCCGACCTCGGCCTGGCCGTCGACGAGCGGGTCCGGCTGGCGGTCGTCACCGGCGACGACGCGCTGGCGGCGGCGGTCGGCGACCACGCCGACGAACTGCGACGCGCCGTCAGGGTCGACGACCTGTCCGTCCGCGACGACGGCGCTGTCGACGACGGCGACGCCGCCGGTTACGCCCGTACTCGCGAGTGGGCGGTCGACGGTGCGACGGTGACGCTGGCGATGGAACCGACCGGGGACTCGCGAGTCTGA